One genomic region from Skermania piniformis encodes:
- a CDS encoding lycopene cyclase family protein — protein MYDVAIAGLGPAGRALAHRCAVHGLRVLAIDPHPDRAWAPTYGAWTDELPSWLPDVAAARVAEPAAFTVRLHRLAREYQVFDNAALRPALNLTGVTVRAAHLDGLGPLADQARIVIDARGAIGGAAEQTAYGLVLPRSVAAPALDGAAAWFMDWRADNGTAPGDPPSFLYAVPTGPDTMLLEETCLVGRPALDLSILADRLTTRLAARGVAGSDGRVERVRFPVDAPRRRGAFGARGGFVHPGTGYSVAAALAAADPVAAALAQSRATDRTLVDRALWSYRARAVHRLRRLGLRSLLELAPEQVVPFFAAFLDLPIARQRAYLSGRHDLVGVLTAMVTLARSLPPDLLRVLARSASLGQD, from the coding sequence ATGTACGACGTCGCCATCGCCGGTCTCGGTCCGGCCGGGCGGGCGCTGGCGCACCGCTGCGCTGTGCACGGTTTGCGGGTGCTCGCGATCGATCCCCATCCGGACCGCGCCTGGGCGCCGACCTACGGCGCATGGACCGACGAACTGCCAAGCTGGTTGCCGGACGTGGCCGCAGCCCGCGTCGCCGAACCCGCGGCGTTCACCGTCCGGCTGCATCGGCTCGCCCGCGAGTATCAGGTGTTCGACAACGCCGCACTGCGGCCGGCACTGAACCTGACCGGGGTCACCGTGCGGGCGGCGCACCTCGACGGCCTCGGCCCGCTGGCCGACCAGGCGAGAATCGTGATCGATGCCCGGGGAGCGATCGGTGGTGCGGCGGAACAAACCGCCTACGGCCTGGTGCTGCCCCGATCGGTTGCCGCCCCGGCGCTCGACGGTGCCGCTGCCTGGTTCATGGACTGGCGTGCCGACAACGGCACCGCTCCGGGCGATCCGCCGTCGTTCCTGTACGCCGTGCCTACCGGCCCGGACACCATGCTGCTCGAGGAGACCTGTCTGGTCGGTCGACCGGCGCTGGACCTCTCGATTCTGGCCGATCGGCTCACGACCCGATTGGCTGCGCGCGGCGTCGCCGGCAGCGACGGCCGGGTCGAGCGAGTGCGGTTTCCGGTCGACGCGCCGCGGCGGCGGGGCGCATTCGGTGCGCGGGGCGGATTCGTCCACCCGGGAACCGGCTACAGCGTCGCCGCCGCGCTGGCCGCAGCCGACCCGGTCGCTGCGGCACTGGCGCAGAGCCGAGCCACGGACCGGACACTCGTGGATCGGGCACTCTGGTCGTATCGAGCGCGGGCCGTGCACCGGTTGCGCCGGCTGGGTCTGCGCAGCTTGCTGGAGCTGGCGCCCGAGCAGGTCGTACCGTTCTTCGCCGCCTTTCTCGACCTCCCGATCGCCCGTCAGCGTGCCTATCTGTCCGGCCGCCACGACCTCGTCGGCGTGCTGACCGCAATGGTCACGCTGGCTCGTTCGCTTCCGCCGGACCTGCTGCGGGTGCTCGCCAGATCGGCCTCGCTGGGACAAGATTGA
- a CDS encoding SDR family NAD(P)-dependent oxidoreductase — translation MIPHLHGRVAVVTGAGRGIGRAIATELAAAGMSLLLAARTGADVRELAEELAERYRTPCLPAAIDVTDRGAVDRVIMHTEQQLGAIDLLVNSAGAIESAARPFWLADPDELLDVVATNLLGPLIMTRAVLPAMVARGRGHVVTLASRALAAQRTGHYTAYAVSKSAASRLTERLAVEVAGTGVVLLDVLPGLVRTSMTESMPVWAEVTDWDDPAAAAALIVEIAGGRHDARTGTTLAAGRRAD, via the coding sequence GTGATACCTCACCTGCACGGCCGGGTCGCCGTGGTGACCGGGGCCGGCCGGGGCATCGGCCGGGCGATTGCGACCGAACTCGCCGCGGCCGGCATGTCGCTGCTGCTGGCTGCCCGTACCGGTGCCGACGTGCGGGAGCTGGCCGAGGAGCTCGCCGAGCGGTACCGGACGCCCTGTCTACCGGCCGCCATCGACGTGACCGACCGCGGCGCGGTGGACCGAGTGATCATGCACACCGAGCAACAACTCGGCGCGATCGACCTACTGGTGAACAGCGCCGGCGCGATCGAGTCGGCGGCGCGGCCGTTCTGGCTGGCCGACCCGGACGAGCTGCTCGACGTCGTCGCCACCAACCTGCTCGGACCGCTGATCATGACCCGAGCCGTACTGCCGGCGATGGTCGCGCGGGGACGTGGACATGTCGTCACCCTGGCCAGCCGAGCGCTCGCCGCGCAGCGGACCGGGCACTACACCGCCTACGCCGTGTCGAAGTCGGCGGCGTCGCGGCTGACCGAGAGGCTGGCGGTCGAGGTCGCCGGCACGGGCGTCGTACTGCTCGATGTGCTCCCCGGATTGGTGCGTACCTCGATGACCGAGTCGATGCCGGTCTGGGCTGAGGTCACCGACTGGGACGACCCGGCGGCAGCTGCGGCGTTGATCGTCGAGATCGCCGGCGGTCGGCACGACGCTCGGACCGGGACGACGCTGGCGGCCGGCCGGCGGGCCGACTAG
- a CDS encoding ABC-F family ATP-binding cassette domain-containing protein: protein MITATDLEVRAGVRTLLSAPGSALRIQPGDRIGLVGRNGAGKTTTLRILAGAGEPYAGTVTRTGEIGYLPQDPREGDLDVLATDRVLSARGLDTLLRDLEKQQLLMAEIADDAERERAVRRYGQLEDRFSALGGYVAESDAARICHSLGLPDRVLGQTLRTLSGGQRRRIELARILFAASDGGGRSATTLLLDEPTNHLDADSITWLRGFLQQHEGGLVVISHDVGLLADVVNKVWFLDAVRGEADIYAMGWQKYLDARASDEQRRRRERANAEKKASALKAQAAKLGAKATKAVAAQNMVRRAERMLADLDDVRVADRVARIKFPDPATCGKTPLTAANLTKLYGSLEIFAGVDLAIDRGSRVVVLGLNGAGKTTLLKLLAGVEQPSSGAVEPGYGLQIGYFAQEHDTLDDDATVWENIRHAAPDAGEQDLRGLLGAFMFSGPQLDQPAGTLSGGEKTRLALAGLVSSSANVLLLDEPTNNLDPISREQVLDALRSYAGAVVLVTHDPGAAEALSPERVILLPDGTEDHWSADYAELIELA from the coding sequence GTGATCACCGCCACCGACCTGGAGGTACGGGCCGGTGTGCGGACCCTGTTATCCGCACCCGGTTCGGCACTGCGGATACAGCCGGGGGACCGGATCGGCTTGGTCGGTCGTAACGGCGCCGGCAAGACCACGACCCTGCGCATCCTGGCCGGAGCCGGCGAACCGTACGCCGGAACGGTCACCCGCACCGGTGAGATCGGCTATCTGCCACAGGATCCGCGCGAGGGTGACCTCGACGTGCTGGCCACCGATCGGGTGCTGTCCGCCCGCGGGTTGGACACCCTGCTGCGCGACCTGGAGAAGCAGCAGTTGTTGATGGCGGAGATCGCCGACGACGCCGAGCGTGAGCGCGCGGTACGCCGTTACGGGCAACTGGAGGATCGGTTTTCCGCGCTCGGCGGGTATGTCGCCGAGAGCGACGCGGCCCGGATCTGCCACAGCCTCGGTCTGCCCGACCGGGTACTCGGCCAGACCTTGCGTACGCTGTCCGGCGGCCAGCGGCGCCGAATCGAGCTGGCCCGGATCCTGTTCGCCGCCTCGGACGGTGGCGGCCGTTCGGCGACCACCTTGCTGCTCGACGAACCGACCAACCACCTCGACGCCGACTCGATCACCTGGTTGCGCGGGTTCCTGCAGCAACACGAGGGCGGCCTGGTGGTGATCAGCCACGACGTGGGTTTGCTCGCCGACGTGGTGAACAAGGTGTGGTTCCTCGACGCGGTGCGGGGCGAGGCCGACATCTACGCGATGGGCTGGCAGAAGTATCTGGATGCCCGGGCCTCGGACGAGCAGCGCCGCCGCCGCGAGCGGGCCAACGCGGAGAAGAAGGCGAGCGCACTCAAAGCTCAGGCGGCAAAGTTGGGCGCCAAGGCGACCAAAGCGGTCGCCGCGCAGAACATGGTGCGTCGAGCCGAACGGATGCTGGCCGATCTGGACGACGTCCGGGTGGCCGACCGGGTCGCGCGGATCAAGTTCCCGGATCCGGCTACCTGCGGCAAGACCCCGCTGACCGCCGCGAATCTGACCAAGCTCTACGGCTCGTTGGAGATCTTCGCCGGGGTGGACCTGGCCATCGATCGCGGCAGCCGAGTGGTGGTGTTGGGCCTCAACGGGGCCGGTAAGACCACGTTGCTGAAATTGCTGGCCGGGGTCGAGCAGCCCAGCAGTGGAGCGGTCGAACCCGGATACGGTTTGCAGATCGGCTACTTCGCGCAGGAACACGACACGCTCGACGACGATGCGACGGTCTGGGAAAACATCCGGCATGCCGCCCCCGACGCGGGGGAGCAGGACCTGCGGGGACTGCTCGGTGCGTTCATGTTCAGCGGCCCGCAGCTGGACCAGCCGGCCGGCACCTTGTCCGGCGGCGAGAAGACGCGCTTGGCGCTGGCCGGTCTGGTCTCGTCGTCGGCAAACGTGCTGTTGCTCGACGAGCCCACGAACAACCTCGACCCGATTTCCCGGGAGCAGGTCCTCGATGCGTTGCGGTCGTACGCCGGTGCGGTCGTACTGGTCACCCATGATCCCGGGGCCGCCGAGGCGTTGTCGCCCGAACGAGTGATCCTGCTGCCCGACGGCACCGAAGACCACTGGTCAGCGGACTATGCGGAACTGATCGAGCTCGCCTGA
- a CDS encoding SDR family oxidoreductase encodes MTRDLEGRSALVTGASQGIGRAIATELLARGANVLITARKPEPLAAAADELTALGHGGSVLTYAGNTGEPESRSGAVGLAMEQFGRLDILINNTGVNPVYGPLMEADLGGVRKIFEINVVATLGYTQEAYRAWMGEHGGSIVNLASVSGLRSSGAIAAYGGSKAALIRLTEELAWQLAPKIRVNAVAPAVVKTKMSSALYSDDEVAATKSYPMGRLGNPEDVAQVVGFLVSDQAGWITGETVRVDGGLLATGGL; translated from the coding sequence ATGACACGTGATCTCGAAGGTCGGTCCGCCCTGGTCACCGGCGCCAGCCAAGGTATCGGACGAGCGATCGCAACCGAACTGCTCGCCCGGGGGGCGAACGTGCTGATCACTGCGCGCAAGCCCGAGCCGCTGGCTGCAGCCGCCGACGAGCTGACGGCGCTCGGGCACGGCGGCAGCGTGCTGACCTACGCCGGAAACACCGGCGAACCGGAGAGCCGGAGCGGCGCGGTCGGGCTGGCGATGGAGCAGTTCGGCCGACTCGACATCTTGATCAACAATACCGGCGTCAACCCGGTGTACGGCCCACTGATGGAGGCCGACCTCGGCGGGGTGCGCAAGATCTTCGAGATCAACGTGGTCGCGACACTCGGTTACACCCAGGAGGCGTATCGCGCCTGGATGGGGGAACACGGCGGCTCCATCGTCAACCTGGCCAGCGTGTCCGGCCTTCGGTCGAGCGGTGCGATCGCCGCCTACGGCGGCTCGAAGGCGGCGCTGATCCGCCTGACCGAGGAGCTGGCTTGGCAGCTGGCGCCGAAGATCCGGGTGAATGCGGTGGCTCCGGCCGTGGTGAAGACGAAGATGTCCTCCGCGCTCTATTCCGACGACGAGGTCGCGGCGACCAAGTCGTATCCGATGGGTCGGCTCGGCAACCCCGAGGACGTCGCGCAGGTCGTCGGCTTCCTGGTATCCGACCAGGCCGGCTGGATCACCGGCGAGACGGTTCGGGTGGACGGCGGCCTGCTCGCTACCGGCGGTCTCTGA
- a CDS encoding SRPBCC family protein yields MRETATVSMAAPPDKVWALVSDVTRIGEFSPETFEAEWLGGATGPAVGARFRGHVKRNERGPVYWTVCRVVACEPGREFTFAVTAPGAGELTRWGYLLDPTDTGTEVTEFFEAAPSLPMRLYWMLAGRWRGRRNRNDMRRTLERMKAVVERA; encoded by the coding sequence ATGCGTGAAACCGCCACCGTCAGCATGGCAGCGCCACCGGACAAGGTGTGGGCTCTGGTCAGCGATGTCACCCGAATCGGCGAGTTCAGTCCGGAAACCTTCGAGGCCGAATGGCTCGGCGGTGCCACCGGACCGGCGGTCGGCGCGCGGTTCCGTGGGCACGTCAAACGCAACGAGCGCGGCCCGGTCTACTGGACGGTGTGCCGCGTGGTGGCCTGCGAGCCGGGTCGCGAGTTCACCTTCGCGGTGACCGCGCCGGGTGCCGGTGAACTCACCCGTTGGGGATACCTGCTCGACCCGACCGACACCGGGACCGAAGTGACCGAGTTCTTCGAGGCTGCGCCGAGCCTTCCCATGCGGTTGTACTGGATGCTCGCCGGGCGTTGGCGCGGTCGGCGCAATCGCAACGACATGCGGCGCACCCTGGAACGGATGAAAGCTGTCGTCGAACGAGCCTAG